One region of Mucilaginibacter gotjawali genomic DNA includes:
- a CDS encoding MarC family protein, whose product MHPLIFREILSVTMILFAIIDILGAIPIIIEMRQRVGHIQSEKASIAVLVLMVGFLFGGEELLSIIGLDVSSFAIAGSLVIFIIAMEMILGVRFFKDEVASSASIVPLAFPLIAGAGTMTTLLSLKTQYQTSNILVGIVVNTLFVYLVLKNVQLLERLLGKTGLNILRKAFGIILLAIAIKLFRSNTHL is encoded by the coding sequence ATGCATCCACTAATTTTCAGGGAGATCCTCTCGGTAACGATGATCCTTTTTGCTATCATTGATATCCTGGGTGCTATCCCCATCATTATCGAAATGCGGCAGCGGGTAGGTCACATCCAAAGCGAAAAGGCAAGCATCGCGGTTTTGGTGCTGATGGTTGGCTTTTTATTTGGCGGGGAGGAGCTGCTTAGTATTATCGGCCTTGATGTTTCTTCCTTCGCTATCGCGGGATCGCTCGTGATCTTTATCATCGCCATGGAGATGATTCTTGGCGTTAGATTTTTTAAGGACGAAGTCGCCTCATCAGCATCAATTGTGCCATTAGCATTCCCGCTCATCGCCGGGGCAGGTACCATGACTACCCTGTTATCATTAAAAACACAATATCAAACATCAAATATTTTAGTAGGGATAGTGGTTAACACCCTGTTTGTCTATCTCGTGCTAAAAAATGTGCAATTGCTGGAAAGGCTGTTGGGGAAGACCGGGTTAAATATCTTGAGGAAAGCCTTCGGGATAATTTTATTGGCTATCGCGATAAAGCTGTTCAGGAGTAATACGCACTTGTAG
- a CDS encoding MFS transporter yields MKTDKNLWVLVLVCVINSLGFGIIVPVMYAYGKTFGLTGTTLGVLTASFSIAQFFATPVLGSLSDKWGRKPILAISLAGTCFSFLLFAEANALWLLFAARILDGLTGGNISVAQAMVADTATPQNRAKRFGILSSAFAFGFVVGPLIGGLFNKISPQAPFFFAAGISLIGTLCTLFLLKETNLTDKKTRLTFNSKFKFASLITTLKRPIIGTAIFTGFMLTMAQFTMIIGFQTFSVDILKITPATMGIFLASFGVCGIIAQLGVPLFTKIFPSKITILLLSSALCFAAMFISGFLTVLVPFAICLCVYGLFNGLRNPMLNAIIADNIDHAEQGKILGINQSYASVGQTLGPLTAGVAAAFSVHSVFILSSFYILVATLLCFRLKSKS; encoded by the coding sequence ATGAAAACCGATAAAAACCTTTGGGTTTTAGTATTAGTATGCGTTATCAATTCGCTGGGCTTCGGCATTATCGTCCCGGTGATGTATGCCTATGGTAAAACATTCGGCCTCACAGGTACCACATTAGGCGTTCTGACAGCTTCTTTTTCTATCGCTCAATTTTTTGCCACACCGGTTTTAGGTTCCTTGTCTGATAAATGGGGCAGAAAACCTATCCTGGCCATTAGCCTTGCCGGCACCTGTTTTTCCTTTTTGTTGTTTGCCGAAGCCAATGCCTTATGGTTGCTGTTTGCCGCCCGGATACTTGACGGCCTGACCGGCGGCAATATTTCGGTAGCACAGGCCATGGTGGCTGATACAGCCACACCACAGAACCGCGCAAAACGTTTCGGTATTCTTAGTTCTGCCTTTGCGTTTGGTTTTGTGGTCGGCCCGTTGATCGGCGGTTTGTTCAACAAGATCAGCCCGCAGGCGCCATTTTTTTTTGCTGCGGGCATTTCGTTGATTGGTACATTGTGCACCCTGTTTCTACTAAAAGAAACAAATCTTACAGATAAAAAAACACGGCTAACCTTCAATAGTAAATTTAAGTTTGCTTCACTCATCACCACGTTAAAACGCCCGATTATCGGTACGGCTATTTTTACCGGCTTTATGCTTACCATGGCACAGTTTACCATGATCATCGGTTTCCAAACGTTTAGTGTGGATATTTTGAAGATCACGCCTGCAACAATGGGCATTTTCCTGGCCTCGTTTGGCGTTTGCGGGATCATTGCGCAGCTGGGCGTTCCGCTTTTTACAAAGATCTTCCCGTCAAAAATCACTATACTGTTATTGTCAAGCGCGTTGTGTTTTGCGGCGATGTTCATATCCGGCTTCCTCACCGTTTTGGTTCCTTTTGCAATTTGTCTTTGTGTTTACGGATTGTTTAATGGCCTGCGTAACCCTATGCTCAATGCCATTATTGCCGACAATATCGACCATGCCGAACAAGGCAAAATATTGGGCATCAACCAGTCATACGCCTCAGTCGGGCAAACGCTGGGGCCGCTTACGGCGGGGGTAGCGGCGGCTTTTTCGGTACATAGCGTATTCATTTTATCGTCTTTCTATATTTTAGTTGCAACTTTGCTTTGTTTCCGGTTAAAGTCAAAATCATAA
- a CDS encoding amino acid permease, whose protein sequence is MKLFVKKSIQQLLASANEGEHTLKRTLGAGNLIALGIGAIIGAGLFVRTAAAAGGNAGSAVTISFIIAAIGCAFAGLCYAEFASIIPIAGSAYTYAYATMGEIIAWIIGWALILEYALGAATVSISWSEYANNLLGHRIPYEWCHSPMESIITNGVSHHGIINLPALLILLLLSALLIKGTQESATVNSVIVILKVAIVLVFIAIGWQFINPANHTPYMIPADAKPVKLPDGTMYSFSSFFTHGWGGVVRGAGIVFFAFIGFDAVSTAAQEAKNPKKDMPIGILGSLVICTILYVVFSWVLTGVAPYTDFMKAGKEASVAYAISHYMAGYAWLSTLVTVAILAGFSSVILVMLLGQSRVFYTMSTDGLLPKVFSDLHPKFSTPYKSNIILFIFVGLFAAFLPESVAGDLTSIGTLFAFVVVCVGVMILRKKDPNLVRPFKTPFVPLVPILGILICAGMIISLPGRTQLSALAWMVFGLIIYFAYSRKNSKLGTAGDILPTATDFEKK, encoded by the coding sequence ATGAAGCTATTTGTAAAAAAATCGATTCAACAACTGCTTGCTTCGGCCAACGAAGGTGAGCATACCCTTAAACGCACCCTGGGTGCAGGGAACCTCATTGCCCTTGGTATTGGAGCTATAATTGGCGCAGGCCTTTTTGTTAGAACTGCTGCTGCTGCTGGTGGTAACGCCGGATCCGCTGTAACCATTTCTTTTATTATCGCAGCCATCGGTTGCGCTTTTGCGGGTCTGTGCTATGCAGAGTTCGCATCCATTATCCCAATTGCGGGCAGCGCTTACACTTATGCTTATGCTACTATGGGCGAAATTATAGCCTGGATAATTGGCTGGGCGTTAATATTGGAATATGCACTTGGAGCAGCCACTGTGTCCATCAGCTGGAGCGAATATGCAAATAACCTGCTCGGGCACCGAATACCGTACGAATGGTGCCATTCGCCTATGGAATCGATCATTACAAACGGCGTATCGCATCATGGCATTATTAACCTGCCAGCCTTATTGATCTTATTACTGCTATCAGCATTACTAATAAAAGGTACCCAGGAATCAGCAACAGTTAACAGTGTTATCGTTATTTTAAAAGTGGCCATCGTTTTGGTATTTATCGCTATCGGATGGCAGTTTATCAATCCGGCCAATCATACACCTTATATGATTCCTGCTGATGCAAAACCAGTAAAATTGCCCGACGGTACAATGTATTCCTTCTCCTCGTTCTTTACGCATGGCTGGGGTGGGGTTGTCAGGGGTGCCGGTATCGTGTTTTTTGCATTTATTGGCTTTGATGCTGTATCAACAGCAGCACAGGAAGCAAAAAATCCAAAAAAAGATATGCCGATCGGGATCCTTGGATCATTGGTTATTTGTACCATCCTGTATGTAGTGTTCTCCTGGGTATTAACAGGTGTAGCACCCTATACCGATTTTATGAAAGCCGGTAAAGAAGCTTCTGTGGCATACGCCATCAGCCATTACATGGCAGGTTATGCATGGCTTTCTACTTTGGTAACTGTTGCTATCCTGGCAGGTTTTTCGTCTGTAATTTTAGTGATGCTATTGGGTCAGTCAAGGGTGTTTTATACCATGTCGACAGACGGTTTATTGCCGAAAGTGTTTTCTGATCTTCACCCAAAATTCAGCACTCCATATAAAAGCAATATCATTCTGTTTATTTTTGTGGGGCTGTTTGCCGCATTTTTACCCGAAAGCGTTGCCGGCGACTTAACCTCGATCGGTACATTGTTTGCATTCGTGGTAGTTTGCGTTGGTGTTATGATCCTGCGTAAAAAAGATCCAAACCTGGTAAGACCATTCAAAACGCCTTTTGTGCCGCTGGTGCCTATATTAGGTATATTGATATGCGCAGGGATGATCATCAGCTTACCGGGCAGAACCCAGTTAAGCGCCCTTGCCTGGATGGTATTCGGCCTCATCATTTATTTTGCATATAGCAGGAAAAATAGCAAACTTGGCACAGCAGGCGACATATTGCCTACGGCTACCGATTTTGAGAAAAAGTAA
- a CDS encoding DUF6364 family protein — protein sequence MTTKLTLTLEGDVILSAKKYARKNGKSLSGIVENYLKTIASATDTDVTLSPKVSRLMGAIKLPEDFDHKKELGNILTQKYK from the coding sequence ATGACTACAAAACTAACATTGACGTTGGAGGGTGACGTAATTCTATCTGCAAAGAAGTATGCCCGGAAAAATGGCAAAAGCTTATCGGGCATTGTTGAAAATTATCTTAAAACAATTGCATCAGCAACAGATACAGATGTAACTTTATCTCCAAAAGTCAGTAGATTAATGGGGGCAATCAAGTTACCGGAAGATTTTGATCATAAAAAAGAACTCGGCAATATTTTAACTCAAAAATACAAATAG
- a CDS encoding type II toxin-antitoxin system VapC family toxin has protein sequence MKHIFMDTNVVIDFLADRRPFSLQAAKIFNLAATGKTQIYISAVSYNNIYYVLRQSLTNKATIKLLEGLEELTEVADVSRDVIKKSLKTDFNDYEDAIQYYCALSIPKIDFIVTRNTKDFKKSSIPVLNPEEALALMSNV, from the coding sequence ATGAAGCATATCTTTATGGATACCAACGTAGTCATCGACTTTTTAGCTGACAGACGGCCTTTTTCATTGCAGGCTGCAAAAATATTCAACCTGGCTGCTACGGGCAAAACACAAATTTATATCTCGGCTGTATCTTACAACAATATTTATTATGTGCTACGGCAATCGTTAACTAACAAAGCTACAATTAAGTTATTAGAAGGCTTAGAAGAGTTGACAGAAGTGGCCGATGTATCACGGGATGTAATCAAAAAATCGTTGAAAACAGATTTTAATGACTACGAAGATGCTATCCAGTATTATTGTGCTTTAAGCATCCCCAAAATCGATTTCATCGTTACGAGAAACACAAAAGATTTCAAAAAAAGTTCGATACCAGTATTAAACCCGGAAGAAGCGTTAGCATTGATGAGTAACGTGTGA